A genomic region of Streptosporangium lutulentum contains the following coding sequences:
- the gcvP gene encoding aminomethyl-transferring glycine dehydrogenase has product MTDLSPLSELISPPFATRHIGPDDAAQTRMLEAVGFASTADMIAVAVPEAIRVSDRLSLPPAASEPEAIAELRALAKRNSVLTSMIGLGYHDTITPGVIRRNLLENPGWYTAYTPYQPEISQGRLEALLNFQTVVSDLTALDVAGASLLDEATAAAEAMTLARRASRTTTNVFVVDADALPQTKAVLRTRAEPLGIELVENDLTGELPECFGVLVQYPGAGGRVGDFRAVADAAHAIGAQVVAAADLLALTVLAAPGELGADIAIGSSQRFGVPLGFGGPHAAYMAVREGLQRQMPGRLVGVSQDADRRPAYRLALQTREQHIRREKATSNICTAQVLLAVIAGMYAVYHGPEGLRRIGLRAHRHAVVLAEGLRQGGVEVVHDTFFDTVLARVPGRAAEIVAAARDNGINLRLADADHVGVTCDEKTEFVHLEQVLAAFEVNGAVLADLDSTTHDALPAALVRTSEYLTHPVFHSHRSETALLRYLRKLQDKDIALDRSMIPLGSCTMKLNATTEMEPITWPEFAGLHPYAPEDQARGYIELIGELEGWLAEVTGYDAVSIQPNAGSQGEFAGLLAIRAYHKARGEGSRDVCLIPSSAHGTNAASAVMAGMRVTVVACDDNGNVDLADLTAKIEKHRDRLAAIMVTYPSTHGVYEETIVQICELVHEAGGQVYVDGANLNALVGLAKLGEFGADVSHLNLHKTFCIPHGGGGPGVGPVAVRAHLADYLPGHPLRDDSPVGPVSAAPYGSAGILPISWAYIRMMGADGLRAATEQAILSANYLARRLSPHYPVLYTGRGGLVAHECIIDLRQITKETGVTVDDVAKRLIDYGFHAPTMSFPVAGTLMIEPTESEDLAELDRFCEAMTAIRGEIEKVASGAYDKVDNPLRNAPHTADCLVADEWAHPYTRTEAAYPLASLRDGKYWSPVRRIDQAYGDRNLVCSCPPLEAYED; this is encoded by the coding sequence ATGACCGACCTGTCACCGCTCAGTGAGCTCATATCTCCGCCGTTCGCGACCCGCCACATCGGGCCTGACGACGCAGCCCAGACCCGCATGCTGGAGGCGGTCGGATTCGCCTCCACCGCCGACATGATCGCGGTGGCCGTTCCGGAGGCGATCCGGGTCTCCGACCGGCTGAGCCTGCCCCCGGCGGCGAGCGAGCCCGAGGCCATCGCCGAGCTGCGCGCCCTCGCGAAGCGCAACAGCGTGCTCACCTCGATGATCGGCCTCGGCTACCACGACACGATCACCCCGGGTGTCATCCGCCGCAACCTCCTGGAGAACCCGGGCTGGTACACCGCGTACACGCCCTACCAGCCGGAGATCTCCCAGGGCCGGCTGGAGGCCCTGCTCAACTTCCAGACGGTCGTCTCCGACCTGACCGCGCTCGACGTCGCCGGCGCCTCCCTGCTGGACGAGGCCACCGCCGCGGCCGAGGCCATGACCCTGGCCCGCCGCGCGAGCCGCACGACCACGAACGTGTTCGTGGTCGACGCCGACGCGCTGCCGCAGACCAAGGCGGTGCTGCGGACCCGGGCCGAGCCGCTCGGCATCGAGCTGGTCGAGAACGACCTCACTGGCGAACTCCCCGAGTGCTTCGGCGTGCTCGTCCAGTACCCGGGCGCCGGCGGCCGGGTCGGGGACTTCCGCGCCGTCGCCGACGCCGCGCACGCGATCGGCGCCCAGGTGGTCGCCGCCGCCGACCTGCTCGCCCTCACCGTGCTCGCCGCGCCCGGCGAGCTCGGCGCCGACATCGCGATCGGCTCCTCGCAGCGCTTCGGCGTCCCGCTCGGCTTCGGCGGCCCCCACGCGGCCTACATGGCGGTTCGCGAGGGACTGCAGCGTCAGATGCCCGGCCGCCTGGTCGGAGTCTCCCAGGACGCCGACAGGCGCCCCGCCTACCGGCTCGCCCTGCAGACCCGCGAGCAGCACATCCGCAGGGAGAAGGCGACCAGCAACATCTGCACCGCGCAGGTGCTGCTCGCCGTGATCGCGGGCATGTACGCCGTCTACCACGGTCCCGAGGGGCTGCGCCGGATCGGCCTCCGCGCCCACCGGCACGCCGTCGTGCTCGCCGAGGGCCTCCGCCAGGGCGGCGTCGAGGTCGTGCACGACACCTTCTTCGACACCGTGCTGGCCAGGGTGCCCGGCCGCGCGGCCGAGATCGTCGCCGCGGCCCGCGACAACGGGATCAACCTGCGCCTGGCCGACGCCGACCACGTGGGCGTCACCTGCGATGAGAAGACCGAGTTCGTCCATCTGGAGCAGGTCCTGGCGGCCTTCGAGGTCAACGGCGCGGTCCTGGCCGACCTCGACTCCACCACGCACGACGCCCTGCCCGCCGCCCTGGTGCGCACCAGCGAATACCTGACCCACCCGGTCTTCCACAGCCACCGCTCCGAGACGGCGCTGCTGCGTTACCTGCGCAAGCTCCAGGACAAGGACATCGCGCTCGACCGGTCGATGATCCCGCTGGGCTCCTGCACCATGAAGCTCAACGCGACCACCGAGATGGAGCCGATCACCTGGCCGGAGTTCGCCGGGCTGCACCCCTACGCTCCCGAGGACCAGGCCAGGGGCTACATCGAGCTGATCGGGGAGCTGGAGGGCTGGCTGGCCGAGGTCACCGGCTACGACGCCGTGTCGATCCAGCCCAACGCCGGCTCCCAGGGCGAGTTCGCGGGCCTCCTGGCGATCCGCGCCTACCACAAGGCGCGTGGCGAGGGGAGCCGGGACGTCTGCCTGATCCCGTCCTCCGCGCATGGCACCAACGCCGCCAGCGCCGTCATGGCGGGCATGCGCGTGACCGTGGTCGCCTGTGACGACAACGGCAACGTGGACCTCGCCGACCTCACCGCGAAGATCGAGAAGCACCGTGACCGGCTCGCCGCGATCATGGTGACCTACCCGTCCACGCACGGCGTGTACGAGGAGACGATCGTCCAGATCTGCGAGCTGGTGCACGAGGCGGGCGGCCAGGTCTACGTCGACGGCGCCAACCTCAACGCGCTGGTCGGCCTGGCCAAGCTGGGTGAGTTCGGGGCGGACGTCTCCCACCTGAACCTGCACAAGACCTTCTGCATCCCGCACGGCGGCGGCGGCCCCGGCGTCGGCCCGGTCGCGGTCCGCGCTCACCTCGCCGACTACCTGCCCGGCCACCCGCTGCGCGACGACTCCCCGGTCGGCCCGGTCTCGGCCGCGCCGTACGGCTCGGCGGGCATCCTGCCCATCTCCTGGGCGTACATCCGGATGATGGGCGCCGACGGGCTCAGGGCGGCCACCGAGCAGGCCATCCTGTCGGCCAACTACCTGGCCCGCAGGCTCAGCCCGCACTACCCGGTCCTCTACACCGGCCGCGGCGGCCTGGTCGCCCACGAGTGCATCATCGACCTGCGCCAGATCACCAAGGAGACCGGCGTGACCGTGGACGACGTGGCCAAGCGGCTCATCGACTACGGCTTCCACGCGCCGACCATGTCCTTCCCCGTGGCCGGCACGCTGATGATCGAACCGACGGAGAGCGAGGACCTGGCCGAGCTCGACAGGTTCTGCGAGGCGATGACCGCGATCCGGGGCGAGATCGAGAAGGTCGCCTCCGGGGCGTACGACAAGGTCGACAACCCGCTGCGCAACGCCCCGCACACGGCCGACTGCCTGGTCGCCGACGAGTGGGCCCACCCCTACACGCGCACCGAGGCGGCCTACCCGCTGGCCTCCCTGCGCGACGGCAAGTACTGGTCGCCGGTCCGCCGCATCGACCAGGCCTACGGCGACCGCAACCTGGTGTGCTCCTGCCCGCCGCTGGAGGCCTACGAGGACTGA